AAACCAAATGTACGACCACCTTTTGTTACTTTAGTAACCCTTCTGATTTTTACAACCGTGTCTTTTAATTCTGACTCTGTTGATTTAACTTGTTTCATACTTCTAAACTATGATCGTAATTAAAATTTTAATCCTGCTTCTCTTGCTCCGTCAGCAAAAGCCTTAATTCTACCGTGATATAAAAAACCGTTTCTATCAAACACTACAGACTCGATGTTCGCTTCTTTAGCATTTTTTGCTAACTCAGCACCTACTGCTTTAGCAACTTCGATTTTTGAAAGTCCATCCGACTTAAGCTTAATTGAACTCGCTGAAGCCAAAGTTTTTCCATTTACGTCTTCAATTACCTGTGCGTAAAATTCTTTGTTACTTCTAAATATGCTCAACCTAGGCATTTCTGGAGTACCGAAAATATTTTTTCTTACTCTTCTCTTAATTTTAGCTCTACGCTCTATCTTACTTATAGCCATGATCTAATATTATTTAGCAGCTGTCTTACCAGCTTTTCTACGAATGTGTTCTCCTTCAAAACGAATACCTTTTCCTTTGTATGGCTCAGGTTTACGTAATGATCTTAATTTAGCTGCAATAGCACCGATTAATTGCTTATCGTGTGATTCGAAAGTTACAATCGGAGCTTTACCTCTTTCAGATACAGCAGTACATGTAATTTCTTTTGGCAATACGAAAACGATTCCGTGAGAATAACCTAAAGACAATTCTAAATTTTGTCCTTTCATTGCAGCTCTGAAACCAACACCTACCAGTTCCATCACTTTCTTATAACCCACAGAAACCCCTACAACCATATTGTTAATAAGTGAGCGGTATAAACCGTGCTTAGATTTATGATCCTTAGTTTCTCCAGTACGAGAAACGATTATTTTCCCATCTTCTTCTTTGACTGAAATGATTGGATCAATGGTTTGAGTCAGCTCACCTTTTGTTCCCTTAACGGTTACAATATTTCCTTCGATAGAAACTGTAACACCTTGTGGAATATCTATTGGTAAATTTCCTATTCTAGACATCTCTTTATTCTTTTAATAAATGGAGCAAATATACTCTCCACCAACATTAAGCTTTCTAGCTTCTTTATCTGTAATTACACCTTTAGAAGTAGATAAAATTGCAATACCTAAACCGTTTAATACACGTGGTAATTCACCAGCACCAACATACCTTCTTAAACCCGGCTTACTGATTCTAGTTAAGTTTTTAATTGCACCTTCTTTAGTGTCTCTGTCGTATTTCAACGCCACTTTGATATTCCCTCCGGGAGTATCTGATTCTAATTTATAGTTTAGGATATATCCTTTATCAAAAAGAATCTTAGTGATTTCTCTTTTAATACCAGAAGATGGGATATCCACAACACGGTGTCCCGCTTTTTGTGCATTCCTAATTCTAGTTAAATAATCTGCGATTGGATCAGTCATTTCTGTCTAATTAATA
This genomic interval from bacterium SCSIO 12643 contains the following:
- the rplF gene encoding 50S ribosomal protein L6; this translates as MSRIGNLPIDIPQGVTVSIEGNIVTVKGTKGELTQTIDPIISVKEEDGKIIVSRTGETKDHKSKHGLYRSLINNMVVGVSVGYKKVMELVGVGFRAAMKGQNLELSLGYSHGIVFVLPKEITCTAVSERGKAPIVTFESHDKQLIGAIAAKLRSLRKPEPYKGKGIRFEGEHIRRKAGKTAAK
- the rpsH gene encoding 30S ribosomal protein S8; the protein is MTDPIADYLTRIRNAQKAGHRVVDIPSSGIKREITKILFDKGYILNYKLESDTPGGNIKVALKYDRDTKEGAIKNLTRISKPGLRRYVGAGELPRVLNGLGIAILSTSKGVITDKEARKLNVGGEYICSIY
- the rplR gene encoding 50S ribosomal protein L18; its protein translation is MAISKIERRAKIKRRVRKNIFGTPEMPRLSIFRSNKEFYAQVIEDVNGKTLASASSIKLKSDGLSKIEVAKAVGAELAKNAKEANIESVVFDRNGFLYHGRIKAFADGAREAGLKF